In Raphanus sativus cultivar WK10039 chromosome 5, ASM80110v3, whole genome shotgun sequence, the following proteins share a genomic window:
- the LOC130512614 gene encoding universal stress protein PHOS32-like, protein MEESGGRKIGVAVDFSECSKKALNWAIDNVVRDGDHLILITVAHDMDYEVSEMQLWEAVGSPLIPLKEFSEAAVMKKYAVTPDIETLDIANTAAMKKSITVVMKIYWGDPREKICEAAEHIPLSSLVIGNRGLGGLKRMIMGSVSNHVVNNVACPVTVVKAHP, encoded by the exons atgGAGGAGAGTGGTGGTCGGAAGATCGGAGTGGCGGTGGATTTCTCGGAGTGCAGCAAGAAAGCTCTGAACTGGGCCATTGACAACGTCGTTCGTGATGGCGATCATCTAATCCTCATCACCGTCGCTCACGACATGGATTACGAGGTCAGCGAGATGCAGCTCTGGGAGGCCGTTGGATCAC CTTTGATTCCACTGAAAGAATTCTCTGAAGCTGCCGTGATGAAGAAGTATGCAGTGACGCCAGATATTGAAACCCTTGACATTGCCAACACTGCCGCTATGAAGAAATCT ATCACAGTAGTGATGAAGATATATTGGGGCGATCCTCGTGAGAAGATATGTGAAGCTGCTGAACACATTCCTCTATCAAGCCTTGTCATCGGTAACCGAGGCCTTGGTGGCCTTAAGAG AATGATAATGGGAAGTGTTAGCAACCATGTTGTTAACAATGTGGCATGCCCTGTAACCGTCGTGAAGGCTCACCCCTGA
- the LOC130512632 gene encoding B3 domain-containing protein At3g17010-like, with product MGWDRGFARVKEERKNLSFFKIFQSADLSSESMRAMPYNFMKNVSKKDFHYKMVIRAQWGSSWEVDISKNPSFYYMEKSGWNQFVSDNALGENEFVTFTHKGLMCFNVNIYGKNGKEIVTPRKPQTTTPFSGGIKKEEGESSYRDVKKEDESTGGVELEEEKKKAAESKTSKKKSKSKKVEKGESSRGAVPKKKKAEKEKPSKKKKKIKRKKVKNGVPEFKITITNSYLKFLAIPKMFEEAYIPDESKVYMIHNSEGKGSWEVHCLVRQTRTIFSSGWSRLAREYPLSVGDRCTFHLVKPTEFVLTSKKARE from the exons ATGGGGTGGGACCGTGGTTTTGCTCGGGTtaaggaagaaagaaagaacttGAGCTTCTTCAAGATATTCCAGAGTGCAGATTTATCCTCCGAATCTATG aGAGCGATGCCTTACAACTTCATGAAGAATGTGTCTAAGAAAGACTTCCACTACAAGATGGTGATAAGAGCGCAGTGGGGAAGCTCGTGGGAAGTAGACATCTCCAAGAACCCTAGTTTCTACTACATGGAGAAGTCTGGATGGAACCAGTTTGTGAGCGACAATGCTTTGGGAGAAAACGAGTTTGTGACTTTCACTCACAAGGGTTTAATGTGCTTCAATGTCAACATCTATGGGAAGAACGGCAAGGAGATTGTCACACCTCGCAAACCCCAGACAACGACTCCATTTA GTGGTGGGatcaagaaagaagaaggtgagagcagctacagagatgtgaagaaGGAAGATGAGTCCACGGGAGGAGTTGAGTTggaagaggaaaagaagaaggCTGCTGAATCCAAAACAtccaagaagaagagcaagagcAAGAAAGTGGAGAAAGGTGAATCTTCAAGAGGAGCTGtgccaaaaaagaagaaagctgAGAAGGAAAAACcatccaagaagaagaagaagatcaagagaAAGAAAGTCAAGAACGGTGTTCCAGAATTCAAAATCACCATAACGAACTCATACCTCAAGTTCCTG GCAATCCCAAAGATGTTTGAGGAGGCGTACATCCCAGATGAGTCTAAGGTGTACATGATACATAACTCGGAAGGGAAGGGTTCATGGGAGGTGCATTGCTTGGTGAGGCAGACTCGTACAATCTTCTCAAGTGGATGGAGTAGACTCGCACGTGAGTACCCTTTATCGGTTGGTGATAGGTGTACCTTCCACCTCGTCAAACCTACCGAGTTTGTCCTCACCTCTAAGAAGGCCAGAGAGTAG